The window TTCGCCAGATCGCGAAGCGGCAGCAGCCTGTACGCGAAGAGCCGAAGCCGGAGCCTGTCGCGATCGCGCCCGAGCCGCACGAGACGCCGGCGATTCCGGAGCCGCCGCCGCAAGTCGCCGCTCCCATGCCCGCGCCGGATGCGGGGCCACCGCCGACGATTCCGCCGCCGCAGCCGGCGCCCCCGCCGCCGCCGGTCGTCGTTGCCGTCGCCGATGTGCCGAAGCCCGCGCCCAATGCGGCGGTTGCGCATCCCGCCGAGTCGAAGCCCGCCGCGAGCACCTGGACGCTTCCGCCGCTGCACCTCGAGCTGCTCGCGGGCGGTGGAGGGATGGCGTCGTTCAGCGGCGACGTGTCGCCCACTGCGGGGCTGCGCATCGATCTCGGGATGGGCGCGCGGTTTGGACTGGAGCTACACGGCGCGTGGGACGGCTCGCTCACCGGCAGAAGCGATGGCGGCTCCGTCACGGTCAGCCGACAAGCGCTCGCGCTGCAGCTTCGCGCGACGCTTCATCCGCGCAGCGTCGACACGAGCCGCATCCTGATTCTCGCGGGACCCGCTTTGCAGCACGTCTCGGGGCAGAGCGCGAACTTCCAAGGCGCCAACAGCGCCAGCTCCACGGACTTCGGCGGCGAGCTCGGCGCGCTCTGGGCACAGGATCTTCCCGCGGGCTTCGCCATCGCCGGAGGACCCTCCGCGCGGCTCTGGAGCCGCTCGGACAACTTCTGGGTGAAGATCAGCGGCAATCCGCACACCCTCGAATCCACGCCTCAATTCTGGCTGGGCGCCGAGGTCTGCGTGACCTACCGCGTGTTTTGAAGGTAGTTGAAGCCCGGGACACTCACCGGGCCTCGTGAAGCCCCAACTGGTTCATTCGGCGCGCGACGCCTTCGAGCCGGAGCTGTCCGCGGTGGAGGTGGCCGTGTCGGCAGCGCCGAGCTTGTCGAGCTTGTACGCCACGCACCTGCCGTTCGTGCGGCGCGCGGTGGCGCACCTCGCCGGGCCCGACCTCGAGCACGACGACCTCGTTCAGGACGTGTTCGTGCAAGCGGTGAAGAGCCACCACACCTTCGAGTCGCGTTCGAGCGTGCAGACCTGGCTCTACGGCATCGCCCTGCGCGTCGTCGGCAATGCGCGGCGGCGCGCGAAGTTTCGCCGGCTGCTCGGCTTGCAGGCCAAGCAGGAGCCCCAAGCGCCATCGACCGACGCGAGCCAGCTTCTGGATCGCGCGCAGACGCGCGCGTCGGTGCATCGAATCCTCGAACGGCTGCCGGAGAAGAAGCGCACCGTGCTCGTGCTGCATGAGCTCGAGGGCGTGCCCGGCGAAGAGATCGCGGAGATCTTGCAGTGTCCCGTGGGCACGGTCTGGACGCGGCTGCACCACGCGCGAAGGCAGTTTCAGCTCGAGCTCGAGAAGGAAGCCGGGAGGTCGCCATGAAACCCACTCCCTGGACGACGGAGGCCGCCGAGCCTGCGGAGAAGCGGGCCGCCGAGGCGCTGGCAGCGGCGCGTGTCGAGCCCGAGCCGTGGTCGCCGGCCAAGGAGCGTGAGGTGCTCGCGGCGGTTCGCGCGCGCGTGGAGGAGCGGCCGTCGCTCGCGGGACGGCTGGTGCTCTTTGCCGCGGTGGCCGGTGCGTCGGCAGCGGCCGTCTTCTTCGCGTCTCGCCTCGTCTCGTCGACGCCGCCCGCGCCGCCGCAGCTCCTCGCCTCCGCCGATGCCGACTACACGGTGACGCCGAGCGCGCCTTCGCAGCCTGTGGCGCTGAGCGTTCACCGCGGCTCGGTCCACGTGAAGCGCGATGCGTCTGGGGTGTACACGCTCGACGCGCCGGGGCTGAGCGGGCGAGTCGAAGCGCGCGTGTTCGACGTGCAGGTCGCCGGTGCGCGTGCAGAGCTCGTGGTGGAGGAGGGCAGTGCCGACGTCGTCACGCGCGACGGCCGCACGCTCCACATCGCCGCGGGTCAGCGCATCGCCTCGGATGATCCCCGGCTCCAACCGCCGACGCCTGCGCCGCAACCGCAGCCCCAGCCGCAGCATGCGTCGACGCGGTCGCCAAGCGCTGACTTGTGCGCGGCCATCACCGATCTCGCGTCGCGTCGCGCGTGCTACGTGCGCGTGGCCCAGGGCGACGACCTCGCCGCGCAGAACGCGATGATGGAGCTGGGCATGCTCGAGCAGGACGAAGCCCACGATGGCGCTTCGGCGCTCGAGTATTGGAGCGCCTACCAGAAGCGCTTCCCCGCGGGCGCGCTCGGGCCCGAGGCCTCGGTGGCGATCCTGGGAGAGCTGCTCTCGGAGCAGAAGCTCGTCGAGGCGCGCAAGGAAGCGGAGAGCTTCATGGCCAAGTATCCGCAGGACGGTCGCGTGGGCGAGCTGCGCATCACGCGCGCGTCGCTGGGCTGCCAGCTTCGCGGCGCGTCCGGGTTGAGTGAGCTCGACGCGCTCGAGGGCGTGGCGGGCGTGGATCTGCCGTCGCTGCGGCTCGAGCAGGGCAAGTGCGAGGCGCGGCTGGGTCGCCATGATGAAGCGCGGGAGCACTGGCTCGATGCGGTCCAGCGCGATCCGAATGGGCCGCACGTCGACGAGCTGCGACGTCTGCTGGGCGAATGAAGGTGTTTCCGGGTCGAGACACCTACGGGCCACTTCGGAGGTCCACATGAGGCTCAGGTTCTTCGCGCTGGTCGTCGCAATCGGTGTTGCGGGTTGCCAGGACAAACAGCTCCAGGTCGGCGAGGCGTCTTCGTCGGGCTCGAGCGGCACCACTTCGAGCTCGGGCTCGACTGCGACATCCGCGAGCAGCAGCGCGTCGTCGTCGAGCTCGAGCAGCACGTCGACATCGGGCAGCAGCGCGTCGTCGTCCTCGACCACCAGCAGCTCGTCGACGAGCAGCGGCAGCGGCTCCACCAGCACCACAGGCAGCTCGGGAAGCTCGAGCGGCTCGACGACCGGCGGCCAGGCTGCGTTCTGCAGCGACATGGTTCAGCCGCTGTGCACGCTCAAGAAGGCCTGCGGCCTGCTCGATCCGCAGGCGGACTGCAGCATCGCCGCAGCATCGATGACGCAGCAGTGCAACGACGGAAACCTTGCCTTCGATCTCGGCGCCGCGACCACGTGCCTGACCGCGCTCCAGACCGCGTCGCAGAGCAGCGACTGCAACAGCCCGCTCCTCACGCTGCAGACGAACGCGTGCTCGAGCGTGTTCAAGCCCAACGTGCCCGAGGGCGGAACGTGCTCCGTCGGCTCGACGAACGAGTGCATCCCGCGACCGGACGGCGGCGAGGTTCCGTGCCAGGGCCCGCCATTCGCGTCGTGCACGGGCGTGTGCAGCCTGGGCCCGCTCCTCGGTCAGCCGTGCGTCACCGGCTGCCAGGAGGGCGTGTGTGACCAGAGCTCCGGCACCTGCGTGCCCTTCACCGACGGCGGCCCGTGCCAGGGCATCGACACCGGGTGCGAGCCCGGGGTGGAGTTCTGCAACCACGACGGCGGCGCCGGCTACTGCTCGCCCCGCGGCCAGCCGGGCGAGAGCTGCTCCGACTGGAACGGCGACACGTGCGCCCCTGGCAGCACCTGCGTGGAGCCGGCCGACGGCGGCCGCGACGCCTACTGCTTCGCGCAGATCGCCGTGGGCCAGGCCTGCCCGCAGGAGCTGAGCGGAAGCGCCATTTGCCAGGGCAACGCCCAGTGCGTGGACGGCAGCTGCCAGATCACGGTCGCCGTGGAGGGCGAGCCGTGTGACGCGACGATCGCGTGCTACGGCAGCGTGTGCAACAACCCCGACGGCGGCGCAGGGGTGTGCATCGACGGCCCGACGCTCGGCCAGCCGTGCAACGGGGGCGCCTGCGCGCAGGGCCTGGTGTGCGCGTCGGGGACCTGCCAGAGCGCTCAGACGGCAGGTGAGTCGTGCTTCTCGGTGAACTGCACCACGGGAGACTACTGCGACAGCACCAACACCTGCCGGGTGCTCGGCGGCCTCGGCGACGCGTGCGACCCCAATTCGATCTACTGGCCGTGCCGAGAGGGCCACTGTGACACGACCGGCCACTGCTCGGCATTCAAGGCGCCAGGCATGGCCTGCAACCCGTTCGATCTGGACTGCTCGGCCTTCATCGGCACCACCACGCCCACCGACGGTGGCCCGGTGATGAAGTTCGACTCCGCCTGCCAAGCGACGACCGACGGCGGCGGTTCGGTCTGTGTCCAGCTGAGCTGTCCGTAGGGCGCCCGACCCGCGCGGGCCTTGTAGCAGCTGCTACCGGCGTCGAAGGTGCCGTCCGGCAAGCGCTGCGCTATACAGGGCTCGCGCAGGAAGGGATCCATGCCCCGCTTCATCGAAGGAAAGCTCACCGCCGAGGGTCTGCGGTTCGCCATCGTCATCTCGCGGTGGAACAGCTTCATCACCGAGGAGCTGCTCTCGGGCGCCATCGACGCGCTCATCCGCCACGGCGTTGACGATGCCGACATCGACGTCGTCCGCGTGGCCGGCTCGTTCGAGATTGGCCCCGCGGCGCGCACGCTGCTCGAGAAGAGCGCCGGCCGCTACGACGGCCTCATCGCCCTCGGCGCCGTGATCCGCGGGGGCACGCCGCACTTCGACTACATCGCCGGCGAGGTGGTGAAGGCTGTGGCCAGCCTGGCCATGGAGTCGAGCGTGGCCGTGTCGTTCGGCGTGTTGACCACGGACTCCATCGAGCAGGCCATCGAGCGCGCGGGCACCAAGGCGGGCAACAAGGGCGCCGAGGCCGCCATGGCGTGCGTGGAGCAGGCCAATGTGCTGCGCGCCATCGCCGGTGCGAAGGGAAAGAAGAAGTGACGTCGGCCCGGCACACCGCTCGCGAGCGCGCGCTGCAGGCGCTCTATCAAGTCGATCTCGCCAACGCCGAGCCCGGCGCTGCGCTGCAGGCCGCGTTCGCCGCCGATGAGGCGAAGCTCGATCTGCCCAACCAGCAGTTCGCGCGCGCGCTCGTGGACGGCGTTCTCGCGCACCTCGCGGAGCTCGACGCGCTGATTCAGAAGCACTCCACGCACTGGCGCGTGGAGCGCATGCCCAAGATCGATCGCAACGTGCTGCGGCTCGCGACCTACGAGCTCAAGTTCGATCCCGAGACGCCGGGCAAGGTGGTGCTCAACGAGGCCGTGGAGCTCGGCAAGGCCTTTGGCTCGGAAGAGTCGAGCAGCTTCATCAACGCCATCCTGGACAAGGTTGCCCAGGAGCTGAACCGGAAGTAGCCCGTGACCGTCGAGCACCTGGACGCCACGTTTGACGCGCTGGACACGCTCTCCATCGAGACGCTGGCGCTGTTCATGCTCACCGACCGCCGGCCGCTGAGGGGCGTGGCGGGGCTCGTCGACTGGCGGCTTTGCGGCGAGCTCTCGCGCGCGCTGCAGTCGGGCGGCATCACCGGCAAGCTCGGCGAGCGGCTCTTGATGCCCACGCACAGTCGGGTCGGCGCGCGGCGCCTGCTGGTGTTCGGCGCGGGGTCGAGCACCACGCCGCTGCCGGCGCTCGAGCTGGGCAAGGCGCTCGCGGCCGCGCGGCTGGCGGGCGCGAACGAGCTCGCGCTGGAGCTGCCCGAGAACGCGTCGCCGGACGCGGTGGCGAGCGCGGTGAACAGCTTCGACGGCAAGCGGCTGGTGCTCATCGGCGCGTCGGCCGAGCAGAAGGAGCGGCTCTCACAGCGCGCGAGTGAGCGGGCGAGCAAGCGCGCCTAGGGCGTCGGCGCTGGGAAGCGCCTCCCACAACCCTCCCTCGACGAGCAGGAAGGCGAGCGCGCGCCAATCGCTGTGGTACGCTTCCCCACGTGAGGCCGGGCTCAGGAATCAAGGTCCTGGTGGTGGACGACTCGAAGGCGGCGCGCGAGCTCTTGTGCGCCACGCTCGAGGAATTGCCCGACACCGAGGTCACGGAGGCGGTGAGCGGCTTTGACGCCCTCAAGGTCCTCCCGCGCCACCAGTTCGACCTCATCATCACCGACATCAACATGCCCGACATCAACGGGCTCGAGCTCATCAACTTCGTCAAGAAGAACCCCAGCTACCGCGACGTGCCGCTCTTCATCCTCTCCAGCGAGAACAAGGAGCAGGACAAGCAGCGGGGCCTGGCCCTCGGCGCCGCCGAGTACCTCACCAAGCCCTTCGAGCCGCCGCACCTTCTGGAGCTGGTGAAGCGTCACCTGGGACTCGGCGATCAGCAGGCGGTGTAGGCCGTGGCTTCTTCGAGCAAGAAGGCGCTGGCGGAGTTCCTCTCCGAGTCGCAGGAGATCGTCGAGGCCTTTGCCGCGAACCTGCTGCGGCTCGACGTGGAGAAGGGCGAGCCCGACCCGGAGCTGGTGAACGCGATTTTTCGTGGCGCCCACTCGCTCAAGGGCCTGGCGGGCATGTTCGGCGTGGGGCGGCTCTCGGACCTCGCGCACAACGCCGAGGATCTGCTCGACGCCCTGCGCATGGGGCGTGCGCGCTTCGACCGCGCGGCCGTGGATCTGCTGCTCGAGTTCGCGAACCTGGCGACCGCGTTGATCGGCGAGGTGGCGCGCGGCGAGGAGAGCCCGGCGAGTGGGGCGTCGGTGACCCAGCTCGTTTCGCGGCTGCAGACCGCCTCGCGACCAGCGCCGCCGACGACGTCGGTCGATCCGCTCGATGCGATGGGCCTGGACGCCTCGGTGCGCGCGGTGCTCACGGAGTACGAGGAGCACCGGCTCCGCGAGAACGTGAAGAAGGGCCTGCGGCTCTTGCGCGTGCGCGCGCGCTTCGAGCTGGCCACGTTCGATCAAGGCCTCGCTGACCTGAACGGCCGATTGAAACCATCGGGTGAAGTGATCTCCACCCTGCCATCGCCAGAGCCCGGCGAAGGCATCGCGTTCGACCTGCTCTTCGGGACCGCGAGCGCGCCGGACGACGTCCGCAAGGTGCTCACGGGTCTGCCCGTTGAGGTGAACGCCCTCGGCGGCAGCCAGGAACCAGGAACCAGGAACCAGGAACCCGTCATTGCGACGCCTCCCACCCAGGCCGCGCCGGTCTTCGCCCGCAAGCCGGAATCTCCTGCGTCGCCGATCAGCGTCGCCGACGACATCTCGCTGCGCTCGGTGAGCCAGACGGTGCGCGTGGACATCACCAAGCTCGACCGCTTGATGAACACCGTCGGCGAGCTGGTGGTGAGCAAGACGAACTTGCAGCGGCTCGCGGAAGCGCTGCGCGCCGAGCGTGATCCGGCGGCCTCGCGCGCGCTCCAGGGCGAGCTCTCGCGCGAGACGCGCAC of the Deltaproteobacteria bacterium genome contains:
- a CDS encoding response regulator, coding for MKVLVVDDSKAARELLCATLEELPDTEVTEAVSGFDALKVLPRHQFDLIITDINMPDINGLELINFVKKNPSYRDVPLFILSSENKEQDKQRGLALGAAEYLTKPFEPPHLLELVKRHLGLGDQQAV
- the nusB gene encoding transcription antitermination factor NusB, whose protein sequence is MTSARHTARERALQALYQVDLANAEPGAALQAAFAADEAKLDLPNQQFARALVDGVLAHLAELDALIQKHSTHWRVERMPKIDRNVLRLATYELKFDPETPGKVVLNEAVELGKAFGSEESSSFINAILDKVAQELNRK
- a CDS encoding RNA polymerase sigma factor is translated as MKPQLVHSARDAFEPELSAVEVAVSAAPSLSSLYATHLPFVRRAVAHLAGPDLEHDDLVQDVFVQAVKSHHTFESRSSVQTWLYGIALRVVGNARRRAKFRRLLGLQAKQEPQAPSTDASQLLDRAQTRASVHRILERLPEKKRTVLVLHELEGVPGEEIAEILQCPVGTVWTRLHHARRQFQLELEKEAGRSP
- a CDS encoding chemotaxis protein CheA, coding for MASSSKKALAEFLSESQEIVEAFAANLLRLDVEKGEPDPELVNAIFRGAHSLKGLAGMFGVGRLSDLAHNAEDLLDALRMGRARFDRAAVDLLLEFANLATALIGEVARGEESPASGASVTQLVSRLQTASRPAPPTTSVDPLDAMGLDASVRAVLTEYEEHRLRENVKKGLRLLRVRARFELATFDQGLADLNGRLKPSGEVISTLPSPEPGEGIAFDLLFGTASAPDDVRKVLTGLPVEVNALGGSQEPGTRNQEPVIATPPTQAAPVFARKPESPASPISVADDISLRSVSQTVRVDITKLDRLMNTVGELVVSKTNLQRLAEALRAERDPAASRALQGELSRETRTLERKLNELQGGILEVRMVPLEQVFDKLARLVRKIARDAGKELDFKVSGGDVELDKLIVEELSDPLMHLIRNAIDHGIELPDERERQGKQRRGTVAMSARQQGNHVVIEVSDDGAGIDDERVRAEAIHRGLTTERAAEELSRRDLFNFLFVPGFSTARSVTELSGRGVGMDVVKTNIANLSGIIDVASERGAGTRFSITLPETLAILRALLVDAAGRRYAVPLNSVLEIVEVKVHEVGTLEGREVMTLRGQSLPLVRLARLFKHPEQPPQHLYVVVVGLAQERLGIAVDGLRGQQDIVIKPLGKVLGPVPGIAGATDLGNRRTVLVLDVGAIVEEVLSPTRDRQVA
- the ribE gene encoding 6,7-dimethyl-8-ribityllumazine synthase, producing the protein MPRFIEGKLTAEGLRFAIVISRWNSFITEELLSGAIDALIRHGVDDADIDVVRVAGSFEIGPAARTLLEKSAGRYDGLIALGAVIRGGTPHFDYIAGEVVKAVASLAMESSVAVSFGVLTTDSIEQAIERAGTKAGNKGAEAAMACVEQANVLRAIAGAKGKKK